In one Achromobacter spanius genomic region, the following are encoded:
- a CDS encoding aminotransferase class I/II-fold pyridoxal phosphate-dependent enzyme, translating into MSIIADRIKRIKLSPSVAARAIIAELREQGRRIIDLTIGEPDFSTPEHIRQAATAAMNRGETKYPPAQGTAALRRAARGHVQAATGVDYPVARIIVSTGAKQVIFNGLAATLNDGDEVLIPAPFWVSYPDMVLVNGGVPVVVQTLPATDYKLTPQALEQAITPRTKWLMMNAPSNPTGSVYTADELRGLTDVLKRHPHVWLMTDDIYARLNFTDEPTVHPLQVAPELADRTLVVNGVSKAYAMTGWRIGYGAGPDELIKAMAILQSQSTSGASSVSQAAALEALSGPQDCVTEFAKVFKTRRDLAVAELSGTPGLSIVVPQGAFYVFPDCSGLLGKKTPAGDVIATDTDLTHYLLREAGVAVIDGNAYGAPGTFRLSFAASLEDIKQGCSAIREACAKLA; encoded by the coding sequence ATGAGCATCATTGCAGACCGCATCAAGCGCATCAAGCTGTCGCCCAGCGTTGCCGCGCGCGCCATCATTGCCGAACTGCGCGAACAAGGCCGCCGGATCATCGACCTGACGATTGGCGAACCCGACTTTTCAACGCCGGAACATATCCGCCAGGCCGCCACCGCCGCGATGAACCGTGGCGAAACCAAATACCCGCCTGCCCAGGGCACGGCGGCGTTGCGCCGTGCCGCGCGCGGCCATGTTCAAGCGGCCACGGGCGTGGACTATCCCGTGGCGCGGATCATCGTGAGCACCGGCGCCAAGCAGGTGATTTTCAATGGTCTGGCCGCCACGTTGAATGACGGCGACGAGGTGCTGATCCCCGCGCCGTTCTGGGTGTCGTACCCCGACATGGTGCTGGTCAACGGCGGGGTGCCGGTCGTGGTGCAGACCTTGCCGGCCACGGACTACAAGCTCACGCCCCAGGCGCTAGAACAAGCCATCACGCCGCGCACCAAGTGGTTGATGATGAACGCGCCCAGCAACCCCACCGGCTCGGTCTATACCGCCGACGAATTGCGTGGGCTGACCGACGTGCTCAAGCGCCATCCGCACGTCTGGCTGATGACGGACGACATCTATGCCCGGCTCAATTTCACGGACGAGCCGACGGTGCATCCGCTGCAGGTGGCGCCCGAACTGGCCGACCGCACGCTGGTGGTCAACGGCGTGTCCAAGGCCTACGCCATGACGGGCTGGCGCATCGGCTATGGCGCGGGGCCCGACGAATTGATCAAGGCGATGGCGATTCTGCAATCACAAAGCACGTCGGGCGCGTCGTCGGTCAGCCAGGCGGCGGCGCTTGAGGCCCTGTCCGGCCCACAGGATTGCGTGACCGAATTCGCCAAGGTTTTCAAAACGCGCCGCGACCTGGCGGTTGCCGAGTTGTCCGGTACGCCGGGCCTGAGCATCGTCGTGCCGCAAGGCGCGTTCTACGTATTTCCGGACTGCTCGGGCCTGCTGGGCAAAAAAACGCCCGCTGGCGACGTCATCGCCACCGACACCGACCTGACGCACTACCTGCTGCGCGAGGCGGGCGTGGCCGTGATCGACGGCAACGCCTACGGCGCGCCCGGCACGTTCCGGCTGTCGTTCGCCGCGTCGCTGGAAGATATCAAGCAAGGATGTTCCGCCATTCGCGAGGCCTGCGCCAAGCTGGCCTGA
- a CDS encoding ABC transporter substrate-binding protein has translation MKRHSIFAACLGLTTLALGATAQADQVDDIKARGELVCGTLGTSQPFSFQDGATRQLVGYDVDVCKLVADKLGVKISYKLLSVAARVPELNEGRVDILAANLGYSPDRAEQISFSHAYYVSPQKLLVRKDSGLDSIEALNGHRIGATKGSSSEREIKRILDKSKVIGYGDSSATYLALQQKKVDAQFASELVLVRLVLQSPPTAPVSVIGKSVFDEPWGLGVRKSETRMLQTVNQALDEAESSGAAAKLFDKWFGPTTPYKLERGFKIGPIAG, from the coding sequence ATGAAACGCCACTCCATCTTCGCGGCCTGCCTGGGCCTGACCACGCTGGCGCTGGGCGCCACCGCGCAAGCGGATCAAGTCGACGACATCAAGGCGCGCGGCGAACTCGTCTGCGGCACGTTGGGCACGTCGCAGCCGTTCAGCTTCCAGGACGGCGCCACCCGCCAGTTGGTGGGCTATGACGTGGACGTGTGCAAGCTCGTCGCCGACAAGCTGGGCGTGAAGATCAGCTACAAGCTGCTGTCGGTGGCGGCGCGCGTGCCGGAATTGAATGAAGGGCGCGTGGACATCCTGGCCGCCAACCTGGGCTATTCGCCGGATCGCGCTGAACAGATTTCCTTCAGCCATGCTTACTACGTCAGCCCGCAAAAGCTGTTGGTGCGCAAGGACTCGGGCCTGGACAGCATCGAAGCGCTGAACGGCCACCGCATTGGCGCCACCAAGGGCTCCAGCTCGGAACGCGAGATCAAGCGCATCCTGGACAAGTCCAAGGTGATTGGTTATGGCGACAGTTCGGCCACTTACCTGGCCTTGCAGCAAAAGAAGGTGGATGCGCAATTTGCGTCGGAACTGGTGCTGGTGCGCCTGGTGCTGCAAAGCCCGCCCACGGCGCCCGTCAGCGTGATCGGCAAGTCGGTGTTTGACGAACCCTGGGGCCTGGGTGTGCGCAAGTCCGAGACGCGCATGCTGCAAACCGTGAACCAGGCGCTGGACGAAGCCGAGAGCTCGGGCGCGGCGGCCAAGCTGTTCGACAAGTGGTTCGGCCCCACCACGCCCTACAAGCTGGAGCGCGGGTTCAAGATCGGCCCCATCGCCGGCTGA
- a CDS encoding RraA family protein: MTPIGFRILSRSAPAVAADVLASFADIGSAQISDCMNRLYGVSGLRPMHGGTRRMVGLALTVKTRPGDNLLIHQAISMGAAGDVIVVDGAGDASNALVGELMMMDAQSRGIAGFVIDGAVRDVDVFGQGEFGCFARAVSHKGPYKDGPGEINVPVSVGGQVVNPGDVVVGDADGVVVIPAEHAAAVLALAQKKEADEAVAKEKLRAGTYTKPWLAKTIAEKTGGAK; the protein is encoded by the coding sequence ATGACTCCCATCGGATTTCGCATTCTTTCTCGGTCGGCGCCGGCCGTGGCCGCCGACGTGCTGGCCAGCTTTGCCGATATCGGCTCCGCCCAGATCAGCGACTGCATGAATCGCCTGTACGGCGTGTCGGGCCTGCGCCCGATGCATGGCGGCACGCGCCGCATGGTCGGCCTGGCGCTGACCGTCAAGACCCGTCCCGGTGACAACCTGTTGATCCATCAGGCGATTTCGATGGGCGCGGCGGGCGACGTCATCGTTGTCGATGGCGCGGGCGATGCCAGTAACGCGCTGGTGGGCGAGCTGATGATGATGGATGCGCAGTCGCGCGGCATCGCGGGCTTTGTCATCGACGGCGCGGTGCGCGACGTGGACGTCTTTGGCCAAGGCGAATTCGGCTGCTTCGCGCGTGCCGTGTCGCACAAGGGTCCGTATAAGGACGGCCCGGGCGAAATCAACGTGCCGGTGTCCGTGGGCGGGCAGGTGGTCAACCCGGGCGATGTGGTCGTGGGCGATGCCGACGGCGTGGTGGTGATTCCCGCCGAACACGCGGCCGCCGTACTGGCCCTGGCGCAAAAGAAGGAAGCCGATGAAGCCGTGGCCAAGGAAAAGCTGCGTGCCGGCACCTACACCAAGCCGTGGTTGGCAAAGACCATTGCCGAAAAGACGGGCGGCGCCAAATGA